One window from the genome of Magnetovibrio sp. encodes:
- a CDS encoding pyridoxamine 5'-phosphate oxidase family protein: MVKPVSDIAFTPSVKAIQVRKGSRDAYRRMEQSGGWQTVITDDLAAFIADQRSFFIATVSSDGAPYIQHRGGPRGFLRVIGPSTLAFVDLKGNRQFITQGNLADTAKAHIFLIDYAQRQRIKIWGEARIVEDDAQLIEQLMPQDDQARAEQVVVFEISAWDVNCPQHIPVRFDAEDVERALAVRDARIAELEAELGYE, translated from the coding sequence ATGGTCAAACCCGTTTCTGACATCGCATTTACGCCAAGCGTCAAGGCGATCCAGGTTCGCAAGGGATCGCGTGATGCGTACCGGCGGATGGAGCAAAGTGGAGGCTGGCAAACGGTGATCACGGACGACCTCGCCGCGTTCATCGCCGACCAGCGAAGCTTTTTTATCGCCACCGTTTCAAGCGATGGGGCGCCCTATATTCAACATCGCGGCGGTCCGCGCGGCTTTCTTCGGGTCATTGGGCCTTCGACGCTTGCCTTCGTCGATCTCAAAGGCAATCGCCAATTCATCACCCAAGGCAATCTCGCCGACACCGCAAAAGCGCACATCTTTCTCATCGATTATGCGCAGCGCCAACGGATCAAGATCTGGGGCGAGGCGCGCATCGTCGAAGACGACGCACAACTGATCGAACAACTTATGCCCCAAGACGACCAAGCCCGCGCCGAACAGGTGGTCGTCTTCGAAATTTCCGCGTGGGATGTCAATTGCCCACAGCACATACCCGTTCGGTTCGATGCCGAAGACGTCGAACGCGCCCTTGCCGTCCGCGATGCGCGGATCGCGGAACTCGAAGCGGAGCTTGGTTATGAATGA
- a CDS encoding 6-phosphofructokinase, translated as MLKGKVLIAQGGGPTAVINQSLVGAILESRKFPGIEHVYGALHGVSGIVNEDFLDLTKETTANLEAVAATPCSALGSTRDKPDAKYCQEISKVLKAHDIGTFFYIGGNDSSDAARIVAEHAEKSGHDLTCIHIPKTIDNDLMVNDHTPGFPSAAKFVASAFAGINQDNAALKGVYVGVVMGRHAGFLTAASAGARLYDGDGPHLIYLPETTFNMNNFIKDVKRVYDKHGRCIIAVSEGIHDAKGTPIITSLMKNVEKDAHGNVQLSGTGALADLLCDQIKDKAGIKRVRGDTFGYLQRSFLGCVSDIDQIEAREVGEKAVQFAHFSGKKHGTVTIHRTGNYAVEYKLSPVSAVAAKTKVMAKNMINKDGNDVTDTFMKYLTPLLGTGGLPTVSRLDRNNTVAKILAKKKK; from the coding sequence ATGCTCAAAGGTAAAGTCCTGATCGCTCAGGGCGGCGGCCCGACGGCCGTAATCAATCAATCACTCGTCGGCGCAATTCTCGAATCGCGCAAATTTCCCGGTATCGAACACGTCTATGGCGCGCTGCACGGCGTGTCCGGCATCGTGAACGAAGATTTCCTCGATCTCACCAAGGAAACCACCGCCAATCTCGAAGCCGTGGCGGCGACCCCGTGTTCCGCGCTGGGTTCGACCCGCGACAAACCGGACGCCAAGTACTGCCAGGAAATTTCCAAGGTCCTCAAGGCCCACGACATCGGCACGTTCTTTTACATCGGCGGCAACGATTCGTCCGACGCCGCGCGCATCGTCGCGGAACACGCTGAAAAGTCCGGTCACGACCTGACCTGCATCCACATTCCCAAAACCATCGACAACGACCTGATGGTCAACGACCACACCCCGGGCTTTCCGTCCGCGGCGAAGTTCGTGGCCTCGGCATTTGCCGGCATCAACCAAGACAACGCGGCGCTCAAGGGCGTCTACGTCGGTGTGGTGATGGGCCGTCATGCGGGCTTCTTGACCGCAGCATCCGCAGGCGCGCGCCTCTATGACGGCGACGGTCCGCATCTGATTTATCTGCCCGAAACCACCTTCAACATGAACAACTTCATCAAGGACGTGAAGCGCGTCTACGATAAGCATGGCCGTTGCATCATCGCGGTTTCGGAAGGCATCCACGACGCCAAGGGCACGCCGATCATCACCTCGTTGATGAAGAACGTCGAAAAAGACGCTCACGGCAACGTTCAGCTTTCGGGCACCGGCGCACTGGCGGACCTGCTGTGCGACCAGATCAAGGACAAGGCCGGCATCAAGCGCGTGCGTGGCGACACGTTCGGCTATCTGCAACGCTCGTTCCTCGGCTGCGTATCGGACATCGACCAGATCGAAGCGCGCGAAGTCGGCGAGAAAGCGGTGCAGTTCGCTCACTTCTCCGGCAAAAAGCACGGCACGGTGACGATCCACCGCACCGGCAACTATGCGGTCGAATACAAGCTGTCGCCGGTCTCCGCCGTCGCCGCCAAGACCAAGGTCATGGCCAAAAACATGATCAACAAGGACGGCAACGACGTCACCGACACGTTCATGAAGTACCTGACCCCGCTGTTGGGCACGGGCGGCCTGCCCACCGTGTCGCGGTTGGATCGCAACAACACGGTGGCGAAAATTTTGGCGAAGAAAAAGAAGTAA
- the recJ gene encoding single-stranded-DNA-specific exonuclease RecJ codes for MPSDHGVREVFADGKLSLTGKRWLLKETDDRQALAISQRLRVPEVVGRVLASRDLDVETAGGFLDPKLKTHLPDPGHLKDMDKAATRIADAVQAGENIAIFGDYDVDGATSSALLKRFLQAAGANVRVYIPDRLEEGYGPNAPALLKLHSEGASLVVTVDCGQTSFEPLAEAHDAGLDVIVVDHHEGEARLPKAVAVVNPNRIDDLSPHGQMAAVGVAFLVAVAVNRKLKDAGWYNDRAAPDLMQWLDIVALGTVCDVVPLTGVNRALVAQGLKILATRQNIGLRMLGDVAGINEKPGAYHLGFVLGPRINAGGRVGQSDLGTRLLSSHNESEALALAQRLNDLNAERQEIEAAVQDEAIAQVEARLAGADPGPIVIAHGDGWHPGVVGIVASRLKEKYNRPCCVISWGGEQGTASGRSVSGADLGSAVIAARQAGLLLKGGGHAMAAGFTLERAKLDEVEAFLAERMIKAIGENPPPPGLYIDSTTSVAGANMQLVKTLEQVGPFGVGNPEPRFCVKDATIVKADPVGADQSHVRLVLMGEGGQGRLTAIAFRAFDTALGPALVNHGGQPFDFVGRLRINVWNGYESVQLMVDDAVQAWT; via the coding sequence ATGCCCTCCGACCACGGTGTTCGGGAAGTCTTCGCCGACGGCAAGCTGTCGCTGACCGGCAAGCGGTGGCTGCTCAAGGAGACCGACGACCGACAGGCGTTGGCGATCAGCCAGCGTCTGCGCGTGCCAGAAGTTGTGGGGCGGGTGCTGGCGTCGCGCGATCTCGACGTGGAAACGGCGGGCGGTTTTCTCGATCCCAAGCTCAAAACCCATTTGCCAGACCCCGGCCATCTCAAAGACATGGACAAGGCCGCCACGCGCATCGCCGACGCCGTTCAGGCGGGCGAAAACATCGCCATCTTCGGCGATTACGATGTCGATGGTGCGACCTCTTCGGCGCTGCTCAAGCGCTTCTTGCAGGCGGCTGGGGCAAACGTGCGCGTGTACATTCCCGACCGTCTGGAAGAAGGCTATGGCCCCAACGCGCCTGCGTTGTTGAAGCTGCACAGCGAAGGGGCGTCGCTGGTGGTTACGGTCGATTGCGGCCAGACCTCGTTCGAGCCGCTGGCCGAAGCTCATGACGCGGGGCTCGACGTGATCGTCGTCGACCATCATGAAGGCGAAGCGCGCCTGCCCAAGGCGGTTGCGGTGGTCAACCCCAACCGCATCGACGATCTCAGCCCGCATGGCCAGATGGCCGCCGTGGGCGTGGCGTTTCTGGTCGCGGTGGCGGTCAATCGCAAACTCAAGGACGCGGGTTGGTACAATGACCGCGCCGCACCCGATCTGATGCAATGGTTGGACATCGTTGCGCTTGGCACCGTTTGCGACGTCGTGCCGCTGACCGGCGTCAACCGCGCGCTGGTGGCGCAAGGTTTGAAGATCCTGGCTACGCGCCAAAACATCGGCCTGCGCATGCTCGGCGATGTTGCGGGCATCAACGAAAAGCCGGGCGCGTATCACCTCGGTTTCGTGCTCGGCCCGCGCATCAACGCCGGTGGCCGGGTGGGGCAATCGGATTTGGGCACAAGGTTGCTGTCTTCTCATAATGAAAGCGAAGCGCTGGCGCTGGCCCAACGGCTGAACGACCTCAACGCCGAACGCCAAGAGATCGAAGCGGCGGTGCAGGACGAAGCCATCGCCCAAGTCGAAGCGCGCCTTGCGGGCGCGGACCCGGGCCCGATCGTGATCGCCCATGGCGACGGTTGGCATCCCGGCGTGGTCGGCATCGTCGCCTCGCGCCTGAAGGAAAAATACAACCGCCCGTGCTGCGTCATCAGTTGGGGCGGCGAGCAAGGCACCGCATCGGGACGGTCGGTCAGCGGCGCCGATTTGGGCAGCGCGGTGATCGCCGCGCGTCAGGCAGGGCTGTTGCTTAAGGGCGGCGGTCACGCCATGGCCGCGGGCTTTACGCTGGAACGCGCCAAACTGGATGAGGTGGAAGCGTTTCTTGCTGAGCGCATGATCAAGGCCATCGGTGAAAACCCGCCGCCGCCGGGACTCTACATCGACAGCACCACATCGGTCGCGGGCGCCAACATGCAGTTGGTGAAGACGCTCGAACAAGTGGGGCCGTTCGGCGTCGGCAATCCCGAACCGCGCTTTTGCGTCAAGGACGCCACCATCGTCAAGGCCGACCCGGTGGGCGCCGACCAAAGCCATGTGCGTTTGGTGTTGATGGGCGAAGGCGGGCAGGGGCGCTTGACCGCGATTGCGTTCCGGGCGTTCGACACGGCCCTCGGCCCGGCCTTGGTGAACCACGGCGGTCAGCCGTTCGATTTCGTCGGCCGTCTGCGCATCAACGTGTGGAACGGTTATGAAAGCGTGCAGTTGATGGTCGATGACGCTGTTCAGGCGTGGACCTGA
- a CDS encoding carboxymuconolactone decarboxylase family protein → MSRIPTPASIDEAPKASHGLLDAVQKQLGSVPNLFRIISNSPAALEGYLGLNSALGGGELDPATRERIALAVAEANGCGYCLAAHSYLGKNLAQLSDVEMTANRKGQSTDAKADVAVRFAAEIARNRGQVQDNALDDLKTAGYSHAAIVEIVAHVALNTLTNYVNEVLGTEIDFPRVETLAA, encoded by the coding sequence ATGTCCCGCATCCCCACTCCCGCGTCTATCGATGAAGCACCCAAAGCATCCCACGGTTTGCTCGATGCCGTCCAAAAGCAGCTTGGCAGTGTTCCCAACCTGTTTCGAATCATCTCCAACAGCCCCGCTGCGCTCGAAGGCTATCTTGGCCTCAACAGCGCGCTTGGCGGGGGTGAGCTTGACCCTGCAACCCGTGAGCGGATCGCTTTGGCTGTGGCCGAGGCCAACGGCTGCGGCTACTGCCTTGCGGCCCACAGCTACCTGGGTAAGAACCTCGCCCAACTGAGCGACGTCGAGATGACCGCGAACCGCAAGGGTCAGTCGACCGACGCCAAGGCCGACGTGGCGGTGCGCTTTGCCGCGGAAATTGCTCGCAATCGTGGCCAAGTGCAGGACAACGCACTCGATGATCTGAAAACCGCAGGCTACAGCCATGCGGCAATCGTCGAAATCGTTGCGCACGTCGCCTTGAACACCCTGACGAATTACGTGAACGAGGTCCTCGGAACCGAGATCGACTTCCCCCGAGTCGAAACTCTCGCCGCCTAG
- a CDS encoding LL-diaminopimelate aminotransferase produces MEQEFHRIRRLPPYVFAEVNKMKARARAAGEDIIDFGMGNPDQPTPPHIVEKLCETARNPKTHGYSNSRGIPGLRKALAAYYERRWNVSIDPETEAIVTLGSKEGLANLASAITSPGDVILVPNPSYPIHQFGFIIAGASVRNIPVSTGPEFFQALKNAVNHSVPKPSMLVINYPNNPTSEVCDLDFYEAVVDFCRHHEIYVLSDIAYSEIYFDDNPPPSILQVKGAKDVCVEFTSMSKTYNMPGWRIGFAAGNPHLIGALTRIKSYLDYGAFTPIQVAATAALNGPQDCVAEIRQLYKERRDILIDGLANAGWDVPSPPATMFAWAPLPPAFAHLGSLEFSKLLLREAQVAVAPGIGFGEHGDGFVRLAVVENKHRTRQAIRSIKSFMDNYQNVLEDAEKRRAEAK; encoded by the coding sequence ATGGAACAGGAATTTCACCGCATTCGCCGCCTTCCCCCTTATGTCTTCGCCGAAGTCAATAAGATGAAGGCGCGCGCCCGCGCAGCAGGCGAAGACATCATCGATTTCGGCATGGGCAACCCCGATCAGCCGACGCCTCCGCACATCGTTGAAAAATTGTGCGAAACGGCGCGCAATCCGAAAACCCACGGCTATTCCAATTCCCGTGGTATCCCCGGTCTGCGCAAGGCCTTGGCGGCGTATTACGAGCGCCGCTGGAACGTGTCGATCGATCCGGAAACCGAAGCCATCGTGACGCTCGGCTCCAAGGAAGGCCTGGCCAACCTCGCCAGCGCCATCACTAGCCCCGGCGACGTGATTTTGGTGCCCAACCCCAGCTATCCGATTCACCAGTTCGGGTTCATCATCGCCGGTGCGTCGGTGCGCAACATTCCGGTGTCGACGGGGCCGGAGTTTTTTCAAGCGCTGAAGAACGCCGTCAATCACTCGGTGCCTAAGCCTTCCATGTTGGTGATCAACTATCCCAACAACCCGACCTCGGAAGTCTGCGACCTCGATTTCTACGAGGCGGTGGTCGATTTTTGCCGCCACCACGAGATCTATGTGCTCTCAGACATCGCGTATTCGGAAATTTATTTCGACGATAACCCGCCGCCGTCGATCTTGCAGGTCAAGGGCGCGAAGGATGTGTGCGTCGAGTTCACCTCGATGTCAAAGACCTACAACATGCCCGGCTGGCGCATCGGCTTCGCGGCGGGCAATCCGCATTTGATCGGCGCGCTGACGCGGATCAAATCCTATCTGGACTACGGCGCGTTCACGCCCATTCAGGTCGCCGCCACGGCGGCGCTGAACGGTCCACAAGATTGCGTGGCTGAGATTCGCCAGCTGTACAAGGAACGCCGCGACATCCTGATCGACGGCCTGGCCAACGCCGGTTGGGACGTGCCCAGCCCGCCCGCGACGATGTTCGCATGGGCGCCGCTGCCGCCCGCGTTTGCGCATCTGGGCTCGCTGGAATTTTCCAAGTTGCTGTTGCGCGAAGCCCAGGTCGCGGTCGCGCCGGGTATCGGTTTCGGCGAACACGGCGATGGTTTCGTCCGCTTGGCGGTGGTGGAAAACAAACACCGCACGCGCCAGGCGATCCGCTCGATCAAGTCCTTCATGGACAATTATCAAAACGTACTCGAAGACGCGGAAAAACGCCGCGCGGAGGCCAAGTAA
- a CDS encoding OmpA family protein: MALLSVMLGACSSVPDVVNPVSWYEKTTDFFSGDSQASATAPTTPDGQNQGLSADPNAPPPSPSPAPSQDVAMAPSGLSADQVGGNYASPPIERQGAPTNVLTPQAAVAQAPQAAPAPMPAPQPSVAVAPVQQPTMPAPVPSAPMTMASAPPPMPTMPSTTGAPALSASEAPTGPMTPLPPFEFPPASAMNAYGGDGFQTVVITADGMEAMAEPAPTPQLSMSGAPTSAAQSSGAAMFPEPGATVGGDVGPAMVGGMVRVATIHFANNAANLDQRDRSILGAVIQLQKERGGRVVVVGHASSRTKDMDYIKHQMVNFEISMNRAGVIGTALKNLGLPAETLEVQAVSDTQPLFLEVMPSGEAGNRRVEIYLAAAAT, encoded by the coding sequence GTGGCGCTGTTGAGCGTCATGCTCGGCGCATGCTCGTCCGTGCCGGATGTCGTCAATCCGGTGTCTTGGTACGAAAAAACCACCGATTTCTTCTCCGGCGATTCTCAGGCGTCCGCTACGGCGCCGACCACGCCGGATGGCCAAAACCAAGGCCTGTCCGCCGATCCCAATGCCCCGCCGCCCTCGCCGAGCCCGGCGCCGAGCCAAGACGTCGCCATGGCCCCTTCGGGGTTGAGCGCCGATCAGGTGGGGGGCAATTACGCGTCTCCGCCCATCGAACGCCAGGGCGCGCCAACCAACGTATTGACACCGCAGGCTGCCGTCGCCCAGGCACCGCAAGCGGCGCCCGCACCCATGCCTGCGCCTCAGCCCAGTGTAGCGGTCGCCCCTGTGCAGCAACCGACGATGCCAGCACCCGTGCCATCAGCACCGATGACCATGGCTTCCGCGCCGCCGCCGATGCCGACCATGCCGTCGACAACGGGTGCGCCTGCGCTGAGCGCCTCAGAAGCGCCAACGGGGCCGATGACGCCGCTGCCGCCGTTCGAATTCCCGCCCGCCAGCGCGATGAACGCCTATGGCGGCGACGGTTTTCAAACCGTGGTGATTACGGCCGACGGCATGGAAGCGATGGCCGAACCCGCGCCGACGCCGCAATTGAGCATGTCCGGCGCGCCGACGAGCGCAGCGCAAAGCTCCGGTGCCGCAATGTTCCCGGAACCGGGCGCCACCGTTGGCGGCGATGTCGGTCCGGCCATGGTTGGCGGTATGGTGCGCGTCGCGACCATTCATTTCGCCAACAACGCCGCCAATCTCGATCAGCGTGACCGTTCGATCTTGGGTGCCGTGATCCAATTGCAAAAAGAACGCGGCGGCCGCGTGGTCGTGGTCGGCCATGCCAGCTCGCGCACCAAGGACATGGATTACATCAAGCACCAGATGGTGAATTTCGAAATTTCCATGAACCGTGCGGGCGTCATCGGCACGGCGTTGAAGAATTTGGGACTTCCGGCCGAAACGCTTGAAGTCCAAGCGGTTTCCGATACTCAACCGTTGTTCTTGGAGGTCATGCCGTCGGGCGAGGCGGGTAACCGTCGCGTCGAGATTTATCTCGCGGCCGCAGCCACTTGA
- a CDS encoding PDC sensor domain-containing protein, protein MNVDVNKGSNAEPTPPDLRTAILKQREMLTAMISRAMRKLSRECVALMHDRAGMEQRLTKALDEIPDCKHLYVMDADGVQIVSNITRHGPDVEHFGRDRSHRPYMQGILGTTNFRLSEAYISRNSKRPSLTAIRVIRDQDNTHVGFLGADYDLRELPATQGLYEESQTWRQIKGDPSIRGNLFQQHRVDSQVDGRLDDVMALMSELMTHHGVFHGKLHFSSSRATIWLIDDPYCYRILSFEDLTDPNTCLAYPHRDYSKRAVVPAEDIPRIFEMFRELRFADENIYLRAGSINICNGMVALNFSCDGSHYIRFDEFLNNGLEFWFGKLG, encoded by the coding sequence GTGAACGTTGATGTGAATAAAGGAAGCAACGCAGAACCGACACCACCGGATTTGAGGACCGCGATCCTCAAGCAGCGCGAGATGCTGACCGCGATGATCAGCCGCGCCATGCGCAAATTGTCGCGGGAATGCGTCGCCCTGATGCACGATCGCGCGGGCATGGAACAGCGCTTGACCAAGGCACTCGACGAAATACCCGACTGCAAGCACCTCTACGTCATGGACGCCGACGGCGTGCAGATCGTGTCCAACATCACCCGCCACGGGCCGGACGTCGAACATTTCGGCCGCGACCGCTCGCACCGGCCTTACATGCAAGGCATTTTGGGCACCACCAACTTCCGCCTGTCCGAAGCCTACATCAGCCGCAATTCCAAGCGCCCCTCGCTGACCGCCATCCGCGTCATTCGCGACCAAGACAACACCCACGTGGGTTTTTTGGGCGCGGATTACGACCTGCGCGAATTGCCCGCGACCCAGGGCTTGTACGAAGAATCTCAAACCTGGCGGCAGATCAAGGGCGATCCGTCCATTCGCGGCAACCTGTTCCAACAGCACCGGGTGGACAGCCAAGTTGACGGACGCCTGGACGACGTTATGGCCTTGATGAGCGAACTGATGACCCATCACGGCGTGTTCCACGGCAAGCTGCACTTTTCCAGCAGCCGCGCCACCATCTGGTTGATCGACGATCCGTACTGCTACCGCATCCTCAGCTTCGAAGATCTGACCGATCCCAACACCTGCCTGGCGTACCCGCACCGCGACTATTCGAAACGTGCGGTGGTCCCCGCCGAAGACATCCCGCGCATTTTCGAGATGTTTCGCGAACTGCGTTTTGCGGACGAAAACATCTACCTGCGCGCCGGGTCGATCAACATCTGCAACGGTATGGTGGCCCTGAACTTTTCATGCGATGGCTCGCATTACATCCGCTTTGACGAGTTCCTCAACAACGGCTTGGAATTCTGGTTTGGCAAGCTCGGCTGA
- a CDS encoding homoserine dehydrogenase — protein MTSNKVSSEPFKVAIAGLGTVGGGTVKVLRDHADVIAKRCGRPVVISAVSALTKEGLDFDVSGYQWYGDAVDMAKNSDADLLVELIGGSGGVAKTVVETALSAGRHVVTANKALIAHHGAALDKLAEENSVSLNYEAAVAGGIPVIKSIREGLAGNNITKVQGILNGTCNYILTTMREEGRDFDAVLKDAQALGYAEADPAFDIEGVDTAHKLAILASVAFGVEINFKDVHVEGITHVSAVDIQFAEELGYRIKLLGVASRHNGTVEQRVHPTMVPLSAPIAQVEGVFNSVVIDGDAVDTLVLVGRGAGELPTASAVVGDICDIARGLSVPTFSIPVADLETVPTRSMSEHVGEYYVRLTLMDVPGVIADVAAALRDHGVSMEQMIQRGREAGKPVPVVMTTHETSEANMVAALDAIAALEHVTEPPRMIRIENA, from the coding sequence ATGACGTCCAATAAAGTATCCAGCGAACCCTTTAAAGTCGCCATCGCCGGTCTGGGAACGGTCGGCGGCGGTACCGTCAAGGTGTTGCGCGACCACGCCGACGTGATCGCCAAGCGCTGCGGGCGTCCGGTGGTCATCAGTGCGGTGTCGGCGTTGACCAAGGAAGGCCTGGATTTCGATGTGTCCGGTTATCAGTGGTATGGTGACGCCGTCGACATGGCGAAGAATTCCGACGCCGACCTGCTGGTCGAACTGATCGGCGGATCGGGCGGGGTCGCCAAGACGGTGGTCGAAACCGCGTTGTCCGCGGGCCGTCATGTCGTCACCGCCAACAAAGCGCTGATCGCGCACCATGGTGCGGCGTTGGACAAGCTGGCCGAAGAGAACAGCGTGAGCCTCAACTACGAAGCCGCCGTCGCCGGCGGCATTCCGGTGATCAAGTCGATCCGCGAAGGTCTGGCAGGCAACAACATCACCAAGGTGCAGGGCATCTTGAACGGCACCTGCAACTATATCCTTACCACCATGCGCGAAGAGGGCCGCGATTTCGACGCAGTGCTCAAGGATGCGCAGGCCCTGGGTTATGCCGAAGCCGATCCGGCGTTCGACATCGAAGGCGTGGATACGGCGCACAAGCTGGCGATCCTGGCATCGGTGGCGTTCGGTGTGGAGATCAATTTCAAGGACGTGCACGTTGAAGGCATCACCCACGTTTCGGCGGTCGACATTCAGTTTGCCGAAGAGCTTGGCTATCGCATCAAGCTGCTGGGCGTGGCGTCGCGTCACAACGGCACGGTTGAGCAACGCGTGCACCCGACCATGGTGCCGCTGAGCGCGCCGATCGCCCAAGTCGAAGGCGTGTTCAATTCCGTGGTGATCGACGGCGACGCCGTCGATACGTTGGTTCTGGTCGGGCGCGGCGCGGGCGAACTGCCGACCGCATCCGCCGTTGTCGGCGACATCTGCGACATCGCGCGCGGCCTGTCGGTTCCGACCTTCTCCATCCCGGTGGCGGATTTGGAAACGGTTCCGACCCGTTCGATGAGCGAACATGTGGGCGAGTACTACGTGCGCTTGACGTTGATGGACGTGCCCGGCGTGATCGCCGACGTGGCCGCCGCGTTGCGCGACCACGGCGTGTCGATGGAACAAATGATCCAGCGTGGCCGCGAAGCAGGCAAGCCGGTACCGGTGGTGATGACCACCCACGAAACCAGCGAGGCCAACATGGTCGCCGCGCTCGACGCCATCGCCGCGCTCGAACACGTGACCGAGCCGCCGCGCATGATCCGCATCGAAAACGCCTAA
- a CDS encoding LysR family transcriptional regulator, translating to MDRLRALEVFVAVAEAGSLAGAAKVMSMSAPTVTRVLGNLEADLGVLLFHRSTRATTLTDPGRSFLTDAQRILDDYQASSDAARGAHRAPKGVLRLTAPTLFGQAYVSPILLDFLDQFDEVDAEAIYLDRVVNIIDEGFDVAVRIGALTDTNLMAVRVGTVRRVVCAGAAYLSQHGIPHVPGDLAGHRIIAARPVSASNEWKFADGKAVKISPRVSFSSVPAAITAAKSGWGLTRVLSYQVGPDLDAGDLKIVLSEYEPEPLPVHIVHAEGRNVSAKVRAFVDIAAARLRANSFLNL from the coding sequence ATGGACCGATTACGCGCCCTTGAAGTGTTTGTCGCCGTGGCCGAGGCGGGCTCGCTCGCCGGAGCCGCCAAAGTCATGTCGATGAGCGCGCCAACGGTGACCCGCGTCCTGGGAAATCTCGAAGCCGATCTCGGCGTACTCCTCTTCCATCGCTCAACCCGGGCGACAACCCTGACGGATCCCGGCAGATCTTTTCTGACGGACGCACAGCGTATCCTGGACGATTATCAGGCTTCGAGTGATGCGGCGCGCGGTGCGCACCGAGCGCCGAAAGGCGTGCTCAGGCTCACGGCGCCGACGCTGTTCGGGCAGGCTTACGTTTCACCGATTCTTCTCGATTTCCTCGATCAGTTTGATGAGGTCGACGCGGAAGCCATTTATCTTGATCGGGTGGTGAACATTATCGACGAAGGTTTTGACGTGGCGGTTCGCATCGGTGCGCTCACGGATACCAATCTCATGGCCGTACGGGTTGGCACGGTGCGTCGTGTCGTCTGCGCCGGAGCGGCTTATCTGTCCCAGCATGGCATTCCGCACGTTCCCGGAGATCTCGCCGGACACCGCATCATCGCAGCGCGGCCGGTTTCGGCCTCTAACGAGTGGAAGTTTGCGGACGGCAAAGCAGTCAAAATCAGCCCGCGGGTCTCGTTCTCATCCGTTCCCGCCGCCATCACTGCCGCGAAGTCCGGTTGGGGGCTGACTCGCGTGCTGTCGTACCAAGTCGGCCCCGATCTTGATGCCGGTGATCTGAAGATCGTGCTCAGCGAATACGAACCCGAGCCCCTGCCGGTCCACATCGTTCATGCCGAGGGACGCAACGTCTCCGCCAAGGTTCGGGCGTTTGTCGACATAGCTGCGGCAAGGCTGCGAGCAAATTCGTTTCTCAATTTGTAG
- a CDS encoding GNAT family N-acetyltransferase — MKTSPRLSFGRLSDIPPDQIIAHMSEPRIAEHMPLLTYRWDHEALAQFLAAKEQCWRRDGLGHWAILCDGGYVGWGGFQKEGDEWDFGLVLKSECFGLGPRIFKKALEFAKADARIPYVTFLLPPSRKRLRGLARLGAQFVGEVEHDGACFLKYRLQTN, encoded by the coding sequence ATGAAGACTTCTCCACGGCTTTCCTTCGGGCGTCTGTCCGACATTCCGCCCGATCAAATCATTGCACACATGTCCGAGCCCCGCATTGCGGAGCATATGCCCCTCCTTACGTATCGATGGGATCACGAGGCTCTCGCGCAATTTCTCGCGGCAAAGGAACAGTGTTGGCGGCGTGATGGGTTGGGGCATTGGGCCATTCTCTGCGACGGCGGATATGTCGGATGGGGCGGGTTTCAAAAAGAAGGTGATGAATGGGATTTCGGATTGGTGCTGAAGTCCGAGTGTTTTGGTCTAGGGCCACGGATCTTCAAGAAGGCGTTGGAGTTTGCCAAGGCTGATGCGCGTATTCCGTATGTTACCTTTCTCCTGCCGCCATCACGCAAACGTCTGCGGGGACTTGCAAGACTAGGTGCTCAGTTCGTCGGAGAGGTTGAGCACGATGGCGCTTGCTTCTTGAAGTATCGACTGCAGACCAACTAG